Proteins encoded within one genomic window of Leucoraja erinacea ecotype New England unplaced genomic scaffold, Leri_hhj_1 Leri_257S, whole genome shotgun sequence:
- the LOC129693313 gene encoding probable G-protein coupled receptor 139: protein MHAPGNGPFFAVYYSTIASFGVPGRCGLSKCITRYLVFMAVADFLVIVTAVILSRLRVIYFNSSLLSTTPACSLIILLSWVSKDASVWFTVAFTFDRFVAICCQKVKQRYCTEKTAAVVIGTVCLLGIVKNVPLYFKYEPLYIMDNVPWYCIIREIYYTSVAWRFCDWLHRILNPCFPFVLISLLNAFTIKHIIAASAARKRLRSQNQGDKQSDPEMESRRRSIILLMAISGTFLLLKLTYIVNFLFVQISSKIYATNTNSYDPKFILQESGHMLDLLSSCTNSCIYAGTQTKFRQQLKIAVKYPVNVMSKCIRGRS from the exons ATGCATGCGCCGGGAAATGGGCCGTTCTTCGCCGTTTATTATTCAACTATTGCTAGTTTTGGTGTTCCAG GAAGATGCGGcctctccaaatgcatcactcgctacctggtgttTATGGCGGTGGCGGATTTCCTGGTCATTGTCACTGCCGTTATCTTAAGCCGACTGCGGGTCATTTATTTCAACTCCAGTTTGCTGTCCACCACCCCGGCGTGCAGTCTGATTATTCTGCTCAGCTGGGTTTCCAAAGACGCTTCCGTCTGGTTCACGGTCGCCTTCACCTTCGATCGGTtcgtcgccatttgttgccagaaagtGAAGCAAAGATATTGTACAGAGAAAACCGCGGCGGTCGTCATTGGAACCGTCTGCCTGCTCGGCATTGTGAAAAACGTCCCTCTGTATTTTAAATATGAGCCCCTCTACATCATGGATAATGTTCCTTGGTACTGCATCATAAGGGAGATCTATTATACTTCCGTTGCATGGAGATTCTGTGACTGGCTGCACCGGATTTTAAACCCATGTTTTCCGTTCGTTCTGATCTCCCTTCTAAACGCATTCACTATCAAACATATCATTGCCGCCAGCGCAGCCCGCAAGAGGCTCCGCTCCCAAAACCAGGGCGATAAACAAAgcgacccggagatggagagcaggagacgGTCTATTATTTTACTCATGGCCATCTCGGGTACCTTCCTCCTGTTGAAACTGACCTACATTGTAAATTTCCTATTCGTCCAAATCTCAAGCAAGATCTACGCCACCAACACTAATTCCTATGATCCAAAGTTCATTCTGCAGGAAAGCGGACACATGTTGGATCTTCTCAGTTCCTGCACCAACTCATGTATCTATGCGGGGACACAGACCAAATTTAGACAGCAGTTGAAGATAGCGGTCAAGTACCCTGTCAATGTAATGAGCAAATGTATCAGAGGGCGATCATAG